The following DNA comes from Paenibacillus thermoaerophilus.
TCCGTTTTTACAATAACGAGCGATTACAGGCAAAACTAAACGGCCTCAGTCCCATGGAATTCAGGACCAAGGCCGCTTAACCGATTTTTATTTTTTTGTACTGTCTACTTGACGGGGGTCAGTTCACAGAGTGGCTCCGCTCGAGATAGCCCGCTTTGAGCAAGCTCCGATCAGTTGGAGAACGTGATGTCCGAACCCATCCAATACATGATCATCAGGACGTCGATGAACAGGAATACCGCAAGGCTAACAATACCGAAACCGATCGCAAATATATTTTTCTGCGGCGCTTTCAGCAAACGGAATACACCGATTGCAATTACGATCGTAAACGCCAGCATGATGAAATCGAATGCCTGGACTCGGCTCACTTCTGCTGCCGCTTCTTCTGCCAGATACATCTGGGGGGCCCCTCCTTTATGTGTATCGCCATATCCACATATCTTTATATATGTTATCCTGTCAAGCCCGGCGATGCAAGCCATTTCGACAGATTTAACAAGTTTGTCACGGCTTACCGCCGAAATCCTATTGACGCCGCAAGCCATAAGCAAGGCCTGTATTTTTCATAATAAAGCCTTATAAGCTTTGAAGCCCCGCAGTATTTACGCTGTTTCGCAAATATGATAGTATCAACATAACGTTATTCTTAGCGAAATTGTCGGAATTCCATTCCTAAAACCAGCAATCAGGGGGGAGCATCCAATGGCTTACGAACCGATTTGGGCGGCGGACCCGTCCAAGTTGAATAAAGTCGAGCTGCAAAAGCTCGAGAAGGACGGCCTTGACGTTATCCGCACGATTATCGAAGAGTATTCGGTGAAGGGTTACGAAGCAATCACCGAAGACGACCTGAACCGCTTCAAATGGGCGGGCGTCTACGAGCAAAAGCCGAAGGGCGAAGGCAACTTTATGATGCGCGTCCGGATCCCCTCCGGCATTCTGAATTCCGATCAAGCCCGCGCGCTGGCCGAGATCGCCCGGCTTTACGGACGCGGCCTGGTCGACGTCACGACCCGCCAGGCGGTGCAGTTCCACTGGCTGCGCGTCGAGCAGCTTCCGGATATTTTCAAACGGCTTGAGGCGGTCGGCCTCTACTCGTACGAAGCCTGCGGAGACTGCCCGCGTACGATCGTCGGCAACCCGTTGGCCGGAATCGATCCTGACGAACTGATCGATACGACCCCAATCGTCGAAGAAGTGAATCGCTTCTTCCTGCTCAACCGGGATTTCTCCAACCTGCCGCGCAAATATAAAATGTCCATCTCCGCCAATATTTATAACAATGCGCACGCGGAGATCCAAGATCTGGCCTTCACCCCGGCCACGAAGGTGATCGACGGCCAGGAAGTGGCCGGCTTCCACGTCTGGGTCGGCGGCGGCCTGTCGGCGAAGCCGCACCTGGCGAAGCAGCTCGATATCTTCGTCCGTCCGGAGGAAGTGCTGAAAGTCGCGATCGGCGTGACCACGATCTTCCGCGACTACGGCTACCGCGAGAAGCGCCACCATGCGCGTCTGAAGTTCCTCGTAGCCGATTGGGGTCCGGAGAAGTTCCTGAATAAGCTGCTGGAGCTGATCGGCGACATGCCGAAGCGCGGCGAAGACAAAATCGCCGGCTGGCAAGCGGCGTATTTCGACGGCGTTCACCCGCAGAAGCAGCCCGGATTGAACTATGTCGGACTGAACGTGCCGGTAGGCCGCATGAACGCCGACGAGCTGACGGAGCTGGCGCGGCTGGCCGACGAGTACGGCGACGGCTCGATCCGCACAACCGTCTCGCAAAACGTGCTGCTGACGGGCGTACCGGACGCCAAAGTCGATGCGCTGCTGCGCGAAAAACTGCTGGAGCGCTTCTCGCCGAATCCGAAGCGGTTCATGAGCCGAACCGTGTCCTGCACGGGCAACGAGTTCTGCAACCTGGCCATCGTCGAGACGAAGGAGCGCGCCCGCCGCGTCGCCGAGTACCTCGACTCCAAGGTCGATCTGGATGAAGAAGTGCGCATCCACTTCATCGGCTGCCCGAACGCTTGCGGCCAGAAGCATATCGCCGATATCGGTCTGCAGGGCGCGCTCGTCAAGACGCCGGAAGGCATGGTTGACGCGTTCGACATCGCCGTCGGCGGCATTCTCGGGCCGGGCGCGAAGTTCAACACCGTGCTGAAGGGCCGCGTGAAGGGCGACGACGTCGGCGAAGTGCTGGAGCAGTTGATCCTGTTCTTCAAGGAAAACCGCAGCCCGGAAGAAACGTTCCACCAATTCTTCCTGCGCGTAGGCGCGGCGGCATTCCAGGAGAAGCTGAACGAAATATTGGCCGTCAAAGCGTCCTGATCGGGCGGCTCTATCAATAAGAGGGGTTGAGCGGAAGCGTTCTTCCGTTCAACCCCTCTTATTGATTCGTACGGTTCCGTTCGGGAACGGTATCGTTCGCCAGCGTTACCCCAGTCCCTTTCCCGTTGTCCGCCTCTTCCCTCCCGCGAACCGTAAGAGTCCGTACGTTGGTGCCCGCATGACCGCCTCAGCTTTCGAACCCCAAGCCCGTAGCCTCACAAGAATCGTGTGTCTCCCGTAGAATCGCGTTTCTCCCGAGCCGCCCGGGTCGGAGCACGACCCGAGGCAGCCTCTCGGCGGAACGCATTGAAGTTGACGCTGAATTTTACACCGCTGAAGGCGATACTTCATTGGCGACGTAGCTCGGCACGTCGGAGCGGAGCGTCCGCTCGCGGTCGCGCTCGAGAATCGGCTTCAAAAATTGCCCGGTATAAGATTCCGGTACGGCCGCAATCTCCTCCGGCGTGCCGACGGCGACGATCGTGCCGCCGCGCGTTCCGCCTTCCGGCCCGAGGTCGATCAGGTAGTCGGCCGTTTTGATCACATCGAGGTTATGCTCGATGACCAGCACCGATTCGCCGCTGTCGACCAGACGATGGAGCACCCTCAGCAGGCGGTCGATATCGTCGACATGCAAGCCCGTCGTCGGCTCGTCCAGGATGTACAGCGTCTTGCCCGTGCTGCGGCGGTACAGTTCCGCGGCCAGCTTCACGCGCTGCGCCTCGCCGCCGGAAAGCGTGGTCGCCGGTTGGCCCAGCGTCATGTAGCCAAGGCCGACATCGAGCAGCGTCTGCAGCTTGCGCTGAATACGCGGAATGTTCTTGAAAAATTCGCAGCCGTCCTCAATCGTCATCTCCAGCACGTCGGAGATCGTCTTTCCTTTGTATTTGACCTCAAGCGTCTCGCGGTTGTACCGTTTGCCCTTGCAGACCTCACAGGGCACGTATACGTCCGGCAGGAAATGCATCTCGATCTTGATGATGCCGTCTCCCCGGCACGCTTCGCAGCGTCCGCCTTTGACGTTGAAGCTGAAGCGGCCTTTCTTGTAGCCCCGCACCTTCGCCTCCTGCGTATTCGCGAAGACGTCGCGGATATCGTCGAACACACCCGTGTACGTGGCGGGATTGGATCTCGGCGTGCGGCCGATCGGCGATTGGTCGATATCGATAACCTTCTCGATATGCTCCAGTCCCCGGATCTCCTTGTGAAGGCCCGGCCGGGTCTTGGCCCCGTTCAGGTCGCGGGCCAGCGCCTTGTACAAAATCTCGTTGACCAGCGTGCTTTTGCCCGAACCCGATACCCCGGTCACGCAGGCGAATACGCCGAGCGGGAATTTGACGTTGACGTTTTTCAGGTTGTTTTCCTTCGCGCCGCGGACCTCCAGCCATTTGTCGCCGGGCTTGCGACGTTTCAGCGGCACGGGGATAAACTTCCGTCCGCTGAGATACGCGCCCGTAAGCGAGTTCGGATCGGCCATCAGCTCCTCCGGCGTGCCTTGCGCGGTGACCGTGCCGCCGTGGATGCCCGCTCCCGGTCCGATGTCGATAATATAATCGGCGGCCAGCATCGTATCCTCGTCGTGCTCGACGACGATCAGCGTATTGCCGAGATCACGCATTTTCTCCAGCGTCGCGATCAGCTTGGCGTTGTCGCGCTGGTGCAGGCCGATGGACGGCTCGTCGAGAATGTAGAGGACGCCCATCAGGCTCGACCCGATCTGCGTCGCCAGCCGAATCCGCTGCGCTTCGCCGCCCGACAGCGTTCCCGCCGCCCGGTTCAACGTCAGGTAATCGAGTCCGACATCAACCAGGAAGCCCAGTCGAGAGCATATTTCCTTCAGGATCAGGTTGGCGATCGTTTTTTCTTTGTCGGTCAGCTTGAGATTTTCAAAGAACGAGCAAGCCTCGCCGACGGACAAGGACGTCACATGGGCGATATTGTGTCCCCCGACAGTGACGGCCAAGCTTTCCGGCTTCAGGCGGTTTCCTTTGCAGGAGCCGCAAGGCTTGGCGCTCATGTACTGCTCGATATACTCCCGGATGCCGTCCGAGGCGGTCTCGCGATAGCGCCGTTCCAGATTGGGGATAATGCCCTCGAACGGGACATAAGCTTCCTTTGTATGGCCGAAGTCATTCTCGTAGCGGAACTTCACCTTTTCCCCGCCGGTCCCGTACAGCAGTTTCTTCATCTGGTCGGGCGTCAGATCACGGACCGGAACGTCCTTCGGGATGCCGTAATGGTCGCACACCGAAGCAAGGAACTGCGGATAGTAGTTCGAGGTGCTGCCCGCCCACGCCTCAAACGCGCCTTCCTCGATGGTGAGCGACGGGTCGGGCACAAGCAGGTCGGGGTCGACGATCATCTTCACGCCGAGACCGTCGCAATCCGGACAAGCTCCAAACGGGCTGTTGAACGAGAACATGCGCGGGGCCAGCTCCTCGATGCTGAATCCGCACTCCGGACAGGCAAGCTTCTGGCTGAACAGCAGCTCCTCCTGCCCCATGACGTCCACGATCACCCGGCCGTCCGCCAGCTTCAGCGCGGTCTCCAGCGAATCCGCCAGCCGGGCGGCCACATCCGGTTTGACGATAATCCGGTCGACGACCACTTCGATGTGATGCTTCTTGTTCTTTTCCAGCTCGATGTTTTCGCTGACCTCGCGCATCTCGCCGTTGACGCGAACGCGGACGAAGCCCTGCTTCTGAATGTCCTGCAGCAGCTTGCCGTGCTCGCCCTTGCGGCCGGAGACGACCGGGGCGAGAATTTGCAGCTTCGTTCTTTCCGGATATTCGAGAATCCGGTCGACCATCTGCTCGACGGTTTGCGCCGTAATCTCGATGCCGTGCGTCGGACAATGCGGCTTGCCGATTCTCGCGAACAGCAGACGCAGGTAATCGTAAATTTCCGTAACCGTCCCCACCGTGGAGCGCGGGTTCCGGCTGGTCGTCTTCTGGTCGATCGAAATGGCGGGAGACAATCCCTCGATCGAATCGACGTCCGGTTTGTCCATCTGGCCGAGAAACTGGCGCGCGTATGCGGACAACGATTCCACGTACCGGCGCTGGCCTTCCGCGTAGATCGTATCGAACGCGAGGGACGATTTGCCGGAGCCGCTTAGGCCCGTCAGCACGACAAACCGGTCGCGCGGAATCGTGACATTGACATTTTTCAGATTATGGGCGCGTGCGCCCTTGACGACGATATGATCCTTGGCCACCGCTTGCTCATCCCTTCATTCGGCCGCGTTCACGGAGATCCCGCTCCGTCGCCGCGTTCCTCGTTTCGTCTCAATCTTCCGCTTTCAGTTCAAGCAGCATATCCCGCAATTGCGCCGCGCGCTCGAACTGCAGATTTCTCGCCGCTTCCTTCATCTCCGCCTCCAGGCGTTCGATGACGGTCTTCCGTTCCTTCTTGGACATCTTCGCCGACTTCACATCGGCCAGGTAATCCGCGCTCGCTTCCGCCGCACGGGTCGCTTCGATGACGTCGTGCACCCGCTTCTTGATCGTCTGCGGCGTAATCCCGTGCTTTTCGTTGTAGGCGATCTGAATCTTCCGGCGGCGCTCGGTTTCCCTGATCGCTTTCTCCATCGATTCCGTGATCGTGTCCGCATACATGATTACGAAGCCTTCGGCATTGCGGGCCGCCCGGCCGATCGTTTGGATGAGGGATCGCTCCGCGCGCAGGAAGCCTTCCTTGTCCGCGTCCAAGATGGCGACCAAGGAGACCTCCGGCAAGTCCAGACCCTCGCGGAGCAGGTTGATGCCGACCAGCACGTCGAACACGCCGAGTCGCAGATCGCGCAAGATATGCATCCGCTCGAACGTCTTGGTGTCGGAGTGCATGTACCGCACTTTGATCCCGACTTCCTTCAGATAATCGGTCAAATCCTCGGCCATTTTCTTCGTCAGCGTCGTCACCAGCACGCGCTCGTCCTTGGCGACGCGCTTGTTGATCTCGCCGATCAGGTCGTCGATCTGGCCTTTGGTCGGCCGCACCTCGACGATCGGGTCCACCAGTCCGGTCGGGCGGATAATCTGCTCGACCACCGTCGGGCAATGCTCCAGCTCGTACGGGCCGGGGGTCGCGGAGACAAAGATCGCGTTCTTGATCTTCGCCTCGAACTCCTCGAACCGCAGCGGGCGATTGTCGAGCGCCGACGGCAGGCGGAATCCGTGCTCCACGAGCGCTTCCTTGCGCGCGCGGTCGCCGTTGTACATCGCCCGGATTTGGGGAAGGGTCACGTGCGATTCGTCCACGACGACGAGCATGTCGTCCGGGAAGTAATCCAGCAGCGTGTACGGCGTCGACCCGCGCTCGCGGAATGTCAGATGGGCCGAGTAGTTCTCGATGCCGGAGCAGAAGCCCATCTCCAGCATCATCTCCATATCGTAGCGGGTCCGCTGCTCCAGCCGCTGCGCCTCCAGAAGCTTCCCTTTGGCGCGCAGCTCCGCAAGCCGCTCCTCAAGCTCGATCTCGATGTTCGCGACGGCGCGTTTCATATTTTCCGACGCCGTGACGAAGTGGGAAGCCGGGAAAATCGCGACATGGTCGCGCTCGCCGATAATCTCGCCGGTGAGCACGTTGATCTCGGTGATCCGTTCGATCTCGTCGCCGAACAGTTCGACGCGGATAGCCCGCTCGTCCATGGATGCGGGGAAGATTTCGATCGTGTCCCCCCGCACGCGGAATGTACCCCGAACGAAGTTCATGTCGTTGCGCTGATATTGGATGTCGACCAGCTTGTGCAGAATCTGGTTGCGCGGCCGCTCCATGCCGACCCGCAGCGACAGCACAAGATCCCGGTACTCTGTCGGAGAACCGAGACCGTAGATGCACGATACGCTCGCCACGATAATGACGTCCCGCCGCTCGAACAGCGAGCTCGTCGCGGAGTGGCGCAGCTTGTCGATCTCTTCGTTGATGCTGGAATCCTTCTCAATATACGTATCGGAGGCGACGATGTACGCCTCCGGCTGATAGTAGTCGTAGTAGCTGACGAAATACGATACCGCATTGTCCGGGAAAAATTCCTGGAATTCGCTGCACAGTTGCGCTGCCAGCGTCTTGTTGTGGGCGATAACCAGGGTGGGGCGATTCAACTGCGCGATGACGTTCGCTATCGTATAAGTTTTGCCCGTACCGGTTGCCCCGAGCAGCGTCTGGTAACGCTTGTTCGCCCGGACGCCTTCGACAAGCTGCCGGATCGCCTCCGGCTGGTCCCCTTGAGGCTTGTAATCCGACTTCAGGCTGAACGGCTTCTCCAGCAAATCGAAATCGCTTCTCATGAAATCCCCCGATTGTTCCGCCTCAGCGGAAATAAGAATACATGTTCCCGTTTCATTATACCGCTTTGCGAACCCGGATGCAAACGGAAGGTTTTACTTTTCTTGCGAATTCGGGAATGAGGATCGGCCGGCCCCTTCGGCTTTGTAAATAAAAAAGAGGCGGCCCCCGGCCGGCTAAAGCCGGAGGCCAACCTCGGAACGCGTGCGAAATCAGCTTGCGGCTCGGAGCTCCGGAGCCGGAATATCCTGAGCCGCGTATTCGGCGAACCATTGCTTCATCGTCTCGAAATCGTCGGTGAAGGAAAGCGTCAACAGCAGCATGATGCGGGCGTGGTACGGGTTCAGGTTATCCCCCGGCAAAATGCCTTTTTCCCCGCCGTAAATGTTGCCGGAACCGGTACGGGTGGTCGTCACGAACACGACGCCTTTCTCGATAGCCTTCGCTCTCTCTTCGCGCATAGCCGCCGAGATGCCGCCCGCGCCCGTACCGGCCGTCACGATGCCGTCGGCTCCGCCTTCGACAAAGCCTTTTATCGCTTCGCCGCCCGCCCCTTGATACGAATAGGCGATTTCGACTTTGGCAAGATCCTCCTTGCCGATCTTTCTCAGGTCGAAGGGCGTCGCCCATTCCTCGTCCGGCTTTAAGGCCCGCGCCGGCGCGCGATAGAGCCGGATGTTTTTCTCATCCACATACCCCAGCGGGCCGAAGCCCGGCGACTGGAACGTGTCAATCCGCAACGCATTCGTCTTCGTCACTTCCCGGACGGCATGAATTTCATCGTTCAGCATCAGCACCGTACCGAACTTGGTGGTCTTGCCGCTTCCGGCAAGGTAAATAGCGTTGTACAAGTTGGCCGGAGCGTCGGAGCCGATGACCGTCCACGGCCGCATCGCGCCGGTGATGACGACCGGTTTTTGACTGCGTACCGTCAGATCGAGGAAATAGCCGATCTCCTCCATCGTATCCGTGCCCGTGGTGACGACAACTCCGTCGTATTTCTCCAGGGCTTGATCGACGGCTAGAGACAGATCGTACAGATCCGGAATTGTATACGCCGAAGAGCCCTTATTGCCGAATTGATACGTATTCACGTCCGCGATTTGATCTTTGTTCGGCAACGATTCCACCATCTTCTCGATGGCCAGCGCGCCGGATCGGTAGGTTTGGAAGCTGGTTGCGTCGGTAGACTGTCCCGAAATCGTGCCGCCGGTTCCGATCACAAGCACGTTCGGACGCTTGTTCAGTTTCTGAAGTACGGTGATGTCCGGCAGAGGAAACTTGGGTGTGGCCGCTTCAGCCGCGGCCGATTCCGTCCCCGCGGCGGCTGCGGTAGAAACGGCGGACAAGGCGGTAGCAATGGAAAGTAACATGACGGATGATTTGCGAAACTTCATTTGTGAGCGCCTCCTTTGTAACTCTAGTGTTATTATATATAACATAAATATTTCGATCAATAGGTTTTCAGAAATATTTTCATAGTTTTCATATATTCGTGTTAGATTATATTACATAAATCCGCTGTCGACGCAGCAAAAAGCCGCGCCCATGACAGACCGACCTCGGTCTATCATCGGCGCGGCTTGCTGGACGCGCGGGGGATTCTATACCTTTTGCCGCACAGCCGTCTGACCTTCGCGCGCCTGCTTGCGCAGGGCCATCCGCTGCGGCATATCCGGCAGCTCGTTGACGCTGACGACGGCATCCGTCCGTTTGACCGGCTTCGTCCAATACTTCTCGCTGCCCGGCAAATCGTCGAACCACGCCGCCTCCGGAGGGCAATCCAGCACCATGAACTTGCCGTACTCCCCGTCGCGGGACTGATGATATTTCAAATACGCCTTGCCGTTTTCGATCGCCAAAATTTCGATCTTGCCCGACGTGTGGCTCATCGACAAGCGCACCCTTTTGCCCAGACCGGACGTGCGGGCTTTGGCTTCTTCAACGAGGCGGTATACCTTTTCAAGCGGAAGGACAAAATCCCGATTGCCCGCCACCGGACGGTTGACGAAGAAATAATACGGCGTGATGCCGCTCCATGACAGACGGTCGAGCAGCTCGGCCAGCACTCCCGGGTCGTCATTGATGCCCCGCAGCACCGGCGTCTGGTTCACGACGATGACCCCCGCATCATGCAGGGCCTGGAAGCCGCGGCGGGCTTCTTCCGTAATCTCGCGGGGATGATTGATATGAGCCATGACATAAATGCGCTTCTCCGGCGTGGAGTGCTCCCGCAGAAGCTCCAGCAGCTCCGCGTCCTCGTAAATTCGCATCGGATTAAACACCGGAATCTTCGAGCCGAGCCGGATGATCTTCACATGCTCGATCTCTCTCAGCCGCTCCAGAATCATCCGCAGCTTGGCTGTCGCCAGGATCAGGCTGT
Coding sequences within:
- a CDS encoding asparaginase translates to MKFRKSSVMLLSIATALSAVSTAAAAGTESAAAEAATPKFPLPDITVLQKLNKRPNVLVIGTGGTISGQSTDATSFQTYRSGALAIEKMVESLPNKDQIADVNTYQFGNKGSSAYTIPDLYDLSLAVDQALEKYDGVVVTTGTDTMEEIGYFLDLTVRSQKPVVITGAMRPWTVIGSDAPANLYNAIYLAGSGKTTKFGTVLMLNDEIHAVREVTKTNALRIDTFQSPGFGPLGYVDEKNIRLYRAPARALKPDEEWATPFDLRKIGKEDLAKVEIAYSYQGAGGEAIKGFVEGGADGIVTAGTGAGGISAAMREERAKAIEKGVVFVTTTRTGSGNIYGGEKGILPGDNLNPYHARIMLLLTLSFTDDFETMKQWFAEYAAQDIPAPELRAAS
- the uvrA gene encoding excinuclease ABC subunit UvrA encodes the protein MAKDHIVVKGARAHNLKNVNVTIPRDRFVVLTGLSGSGKSSLAFDTIYAEGQRRYVESLSAYARQFLGQMDKPDVDSIEGLSPAISIDQKTTSRNPRSTVGTVTEIYDYLRLLFARIGKPHCPTHGIEITAQTVEQMVDRILEYPERTKLQILAPVVSGRKGEHGKLLQDIQKQGFVRVRVNGEMREVSENIELEKNKKHHIEVVVDRIIVKPDVAARLADSLETALKLADGRVIVDVMGQEELLFSQKLACPECGFSIEELAPRMFSFNSPFGACPDCDGLGVKMIVDPDLLVPDPSLTIEEGAFEAWAGSTSNYYPQFLASVCDHYGIPKDVPVRDLTPDQMKKLLYGTGGEKVKFRYENDFGHTKEAYVPFEGIIPNLERRYRETASDGIREYIEQYMSAKPCGSCKGNRLKPESLAVTVGGHNIAHVTSLSVGEACSFFENLKLTDKEKTIANLILKEICSRLGFLVDVGLDYLTLNRAAGTLSGGEAQRIRLATQIGSSLMGVLYILDEPSIGLHQRDNAKLIATLEKMRDLGNTLIVVEHDEDTMLAADYIIDIGPGAGIHGGTVTAQGTPEELMADPNSLTGAYLSGRKFIPVPLKRRKPGDKWLEVRGAKENNLKNVNVKFPLGVFACVTGVSGSGKSTLVNEILYKALARDLNGAKTRPGLHKEIRGLEHIEKVIDIDQSPIGRTPRSNPATYTGVFDDIRDVFANTQEAKVRGYKKGRFSFNVKGGRCEACRGDGIIKIEMHFLPDVYVPCEVCKGKRYNRETLEVKYKGKTISDVLEMTIEDGCEFFKNIPRIQRKLQTLLDVGLGYMTLGQPATTLSGGEAQRVKLAAELYRRSTGKTLYILDEPTTGLHVDDIDRLLRVLHRLVDSGESVLVIEHNLDVIKTADYLIDLGPEGGTRGGTIVAVGTPEEIAAVPESYTGQFLKPILERDRERTLRSDVPSYVANEVSPSAV
- a CDS encoding nitrite/sulfite reductase, producing the protein MAYEPIWAADPSKLNKVELQKLEKDGLDVIRTIIEEYSVKGYEAITEDDLNRFKWAGVYEQKPKGEGNFMMRVRIPSGILNSDQARALAEIARLYGRGLVDVTTRQAVQFHWLRVEQLPDIFKRLEAVGLYSYEACGDCPRTIVGNPLAGIDPDELIDTTPIVEEVNRFFLLNRDFSNLPRKYKMSISANIYNNAHAEIQDLAFTPATKVIDGQEVAGFHVWVGGGLSAKPHLAKQLDIFVRPEEVLKVAIGVTTIFRDYGYREKRHHARLKFLVADWGPEKFLNKLLELIGDMPKRGEDKIAGWQAAYFDGVHPQKQPGLNYVGLNVPVGRMNADELTELARLADEYGDGSIRTTVSQNVLLTGVPDAKVDALLREKLLERFSPNPKRFMSRTVSCTGNEFCNLAIVETKERARRVAEYLDSKVDLDEEVRIHFIGCPNACGQKHIADIGLQGALVKTPEGMVDAFDIAVGGILGPGAKFNTVLKGRVKGDDVGEVLEQLILFFKENRSPEETFHQFFLRVGAAAFQEKLNEILAVKAS
- a CDS encoding IS3 family transposase, translating into RFYNNERLQAKLNGLSPMEFRTKAA
- a CDS encoding DUF2759 family protein, which codes for MYLAEEAAAEVSRVQAFDFIMLAFTIVIAIGVFRLLKAPQKNIFAIGFGIVSLAVFLFIDVLMIMYWMGSDITFSN
- a CDS encoding KamA family radical SAM protein, with the translated sequence MPQPKYITDIDKITAIPEEERRRLKAITDKFVFRVNDYYLNLIDWNDPHDPIRKLVIPNEGELAEYGRWDASDEDTNYVVPGCQHKYKTTVLLIVSEVCGAYCRYCFRKRLFRNDVKEAMSDVEPGLQYIAAHPEINNVLLTGGDSLILATAKLRMILERLREIEHVKIIRLGSKIPVFNPMRIYEDAELLELLREHSTPEKRIYVMAHINHPREITEEARRGFQALHDAGVIVVNQTPVLRGINDDPGVLAELLDRLSWSGITPYYFFVNRPVAGNRDFVLPLEKVYRLVEEAKARTSGLGKRVRLSMSHTSGKIEILAIENGKAYLKYHQSRDGEYGKFMVLDCPPEAAWFDDLPGSEKYWTKPVKRTDAVVSVNELPDMPQRMALRKQAREGQTAVRQKV
- the uvrB gene encoding excinuclease ABC subunit UvrB, with amino-acid sequence MRSDFDLLEKPFSLKSDYKPQGDQPEAIRQLVEGVRANKRYQTLLGATGTGKTYTIANVIAQLNRPTLVIAHNKTLAAQLCSEFQEFFPDNAVSYFVSYYDYYQPEAYIVASDTYIEKDSSINEEIDKLRHSATSSLFERRDVIIVASVSCIYGLGSPTEYRDLVLSLRVGMERPRNQILHKLVDIQYQRNDMNFVRGTFRVRGDTIEIFPASMDERAIRVELFGDEIERITEINVLTGEIIGERDHVAIFPASHFVTASENMKRAVANIEIELEERLAELRAKGKLLEAQRLEQRTRYDMEMMLEMGFCSGIENYSAHLTFRERGSTPYTLLDYFPDDMLVVVDESHVTLPQIRAMYNGDRARKEALVEHGFRLPSALDNRPLRFEEFEAKIKNAIFVSATPGPYELEHCPTVVEQIIRPTGLVDPIVEVRPTKGQIDDLIGEINKRVAKDERVLVTTLTKKMAEDLTDYLKEVGIKVRYMHSDTKTFERMHILRDLRLGVFDVLVGINLLREGLDLPEVSLVAILDADKEGFLRAERSLIQTIGRAARNAEGFVIMYADTITESMEKAIRETERRRKIQIAYNEKHGITPQTIKKRVHDVIEATRAAEASADYLADVKSAKMSKKERKTVIERLEAEMKEAARNLQFERAAQLRDMLLELKAED